The proteins below come from a single Mya arenaria isolate MELC-2E11 chromosome 6, ASM2691426v1 genomic window:
- the LOC128238005 gene encoding merozoite surface protein 9-like — translation MSSPQGLEKSQDSQDPQKCFASSGAARRVLETESKDTFTQLMQSKETFGTGFTMFSSTPQKSQWLDKSEVLSSPSPAKRRASYGEIKENFVHFNEQLQTKCKATLEDLNYKATIQKNSTLNAYTQHLHKENNDLRIKLERCEFKLAMLNDEDFEDNKPTEEEKEEKKKENEGKKKENEEKKKENEEKKKENEEKKTEKEEKKKE, via the exons ATGTCCAGTCCTCAGGGACTAGAAAAATCTCAAGACTCTCAAGATCCACAGAAGTGTTTTGCATCATCAGGCGCAGCAAGGAGGGTTTTAGAAACAGAAAGCAAAGATACATTTACCCAACTTATGCAGTCTAAGGAAACTTTTGGGACAGGGTTTACTATGTTTTCCTCCACTCCCCAGAAGAGCCAGTGGCTAGATAAATCTGAAGTTCTGTCCTCTCCAAGCCCAGCGAAAAGAAGAGCCTCCTATGGAGAGATCAAGGAGAACTTTGTCCACTTCAATGAACAACTGCAGACAAAATGCAAAGCCACTCT AGAAGACCTTAATTATAAGGCAACCATTCAGAAAAATAGCACACTTAATGCTTACACCCAACATCTCCATAAGGAGAACAATGATCTCAGGATAAAACTGGAGCGCTGTGAATTTAAATTAGCCATGCTTAACGATGAAGATTTTGAGGACAACAAACCTACTGAAGAAGAAAAGGAAGAAAAGAAGAAAGAGAACGAAGGAAAGAAGAAAGagaatgaagaaaaaaagaaagagaaTGAAGAAAAGAAGAAAGAGAATGAAGAAAAGAAGACAGAGAAGgaagaaaagaagaaagaatAG